From a region of the Nitrospira sp. genome:
- a CDS encoding site-specific integrase has protein sequence MARAGRQNRGLVSKTDSTGKLVWYVRLYHVGRERRFGSFPNKTKAREFYEKAKLEQKDGRFFPERYQHGGYVLAEELITAHVTVSRVKNQAAEKHYGEWWKARLKGKRLNAITPALLDEAQRDLQTEGLAAQTIIHYMKFLRHILNKAVRDGNVDKNPFAVVSLPKVSTGKTRFLTSEEEAALITRLGDIYGSWARLAILTGLRMSEQFGLKWADVDLERGILTLSYTKAGTVQYAPLNEEAKAVLRGFDSWQRSTWVFPSENPATRLDQRNFYSRVFAPAVQALKLEGVTWHTLRHTFASRLAMSGQTEGTIAALLRHSTTGLVGRYAHLSPTHLKAAIETVASFGKPSVIHAESGPLKAEQPPVSNGTVTRTVMAETAVKGIDLEVLGNIGAGDGI, from the coding sequence ATGGCACGAGCAGGAAGACAAAATCGAGGGTTGGTGAGCAAGACGGACTCGACGGGCAAACTCGTGTGGTATGTCCGCCTGTACCACGTAGGCCGAGAGCGAAGGTTCGGAAGTTTTCCCAATAAGACGAAGGCCCGAGAGTTCTACGAGAAAGCAAAGTTGGAACAAAAGGACGGTCGATTCTTTCCTGAACGGTATCAGCATGGCGGATATGTCCTAGCCGAGGAGCTCATCACCGCGCATGTGACGGTCTCGCGGGTGAAGAATCAGGCGGCCGAGAAACACTATGGTGAGTGGTGGAAGGCACGACTTAAGGGGAAGCGGCTAAATGCCATCACCCCTGCTTTATTGGACGAAGCTCAGCGAGACCTTCAGACCGAAGGATTAGCGGCTCAGACCATCATCCATTACATGAAGTTCCTACGCCATATCCTGAACAAGGCTGTTCGGGATGGGAACGTTGATAAGAACCCCTTTGCGGTTGTATCCCTTCCCAAAGTCTCTACGGGGAAGACTCGCTTCCTGACCTCAGAAGAAGAAGCGGCATTGATCACGCGACTTGGCGACATCTATGGTTCTTGGGCTCGGCTGGCTATCCTTACGGGGCTTCGTATGAGTGAGCAGTTTGGCTTGAAGTGGGCCGATGTGGACTTGGAGCGCGGTATTCTAACGCTCTCGTACACGAAGGCAGGAACGGTTCAGTACGCCCCTCTGAATGAAGAAGCGAAGGCGGTCCTCAGAGGCTTTGACTCATGGCAGCGGTCGACGTGGGTGTTTCCCTCTGAGAACCCAGCCACACGATTGGATCAACGGAACTTCTATTCACGGGTCTTTGCACCAGCTGTCCAGGCCCTCAAGCTGGAAGGCGTCACGTGGCACACCTTGCGCCATACCTTCGCGAGTCGATTAGCTATGAGTGGGCAAACCGAAGGCACAATCGCTGCCCTGCTCCGACACAGTACAACAGGCTTAGTTGGTCGATATGCCCACTTGTCCCCCACCCACCTGAAGGCTGCAATTGAGACCGTGGCTAGCTTCGGTAAGCCGAGTGTGATTCATGCTGAGAGCGGTCCCCTGAAGGCAGAACAGCCCCCGGTTTCAAATGGAACCGTGACTAGAACCGTGATGGCGGAAACTGCTGTGAAGGGGATTGATCTCGAAGTGCTTGGAAATATTGGAGCGGGCGATGGGATTTGA
- a CDS encoding DUF3987 domain-containing protein encodes MAAGNTRSIQDAARGRWRHILAHLSIEVPQTPKQHGPCPTCGGKDRFRFDDLDGRGTWFCNQCIPQAGDGFALVQNVKGCGFSEALQLVAGVNGHAATNGHQGRRIVETYDYTNAMGSPLYQAVRFDPKDFRQRRPDGNGRWVWGLEGVGRVLYRLPALLQVADSPIVLHEGEKAVEAAVAAGLPGVHTTTAGGANAAKRTDFSAVKGREVIICPDQDERGERYLRDVADMATAAGASFVKVLRLPGLPPKGDVVEWLQAGGTPEQFKDLLIQAEPVLAADGATMSSLLVPSPGEWPEIQPIKAELAPVPPLPLEIVPSAFRGMVKDVSERMQCPPDYVATAMIVMAGSIIGAGCGIRPKKNDDWTVVPNLWGGVVGRPSMLKTPAISEAMKPLEKLESLAKQAYDEALKKHDAEVEAFKAQKEALQADMRKVAKGIGKPGKNMDDIKQEFRDLTEPDRPVWRRYKTNDATVEKMAELQAENPRGLLVFRDELIGLLATWDKDGHESDRAFFLEGFNGQNSYTADRIGRGHIYTPSNTVSLFGGIQPAKLTGYLYAAMRGHNNDGFVQRLQMCVYPDEPSAWKLIDRPIDAYARQTAHHAVQHMADMDFRQCGAYGDENERTPYYRFSDEGQVVFNEFLTELEMKLRSQDDEPVILEHLGKYRSLMPSLALIFHLLDLASNASPVSAQISARHAEYAAAWCGYLEAHARRIYGLVTNATQQAAARLAEKLQKKGLPNPFTVRDVYRKNWSCLHDRELIENACDELVSLGWLKEQESPPAFRKKGKTEYWINPKVSSYE; translated from the coding sequence ATGGCGGCAGGAAACACGAGATCGATACAAGATGCCGCTAGGGGACGCTGGCGACACATTCTAGCCCATCTCAGCATTGAAGTACCCCAGACACCAAAGCAACACGGGCCCTGCCCGACATGTGGTGGAAAAGATCGGTTCCGCTTTGACGATCTGGACGGCCGAGGAACGTGGTTCTGCAATCAGTGCATCCCGCAAGCGGGTGATGGGTTTGCACTTGTCCAGAACGTGAAGGGTTGTGGATTTTCGGAAGCTTTACAGTTGGTAGCGGGCGTGAACGGCCACGCTGCCACGAATGGCCATCAGGGACGGCGAATCGTTGAGACCTATGACTACACCAATGCAATGGGTTCACCTCTCTATCAAGCGGTCCGCTTTGATCCCAAAGATTTCCGCCAACGCCGTCCCGATGGCAATGGCAGATGGGTGTGGGGCCTGGAGGGCGTTGGGCGGGTGCTGTACCGGCTGCCTGCTCTTCTTCAAGTTGCTGATTCCCCTATCGTGCTCCACGAGGGCGAGAAAGCCGTTGAGGCTGCCGTCGCAGCGGGCTTACCCGGGGTGCATACCACCACAGCAGGCGGAGCCAACGCGGCCAAGAGAACGGACTTCAGCGCTGTGAAGGGGCGAGAAGTCATTATCTGCCCCGATCAGGATGAACGAGGAGAACGATACTTACGGGACGTGGCAGATATGGCAACTGCGGCAGGAGCTTCATTCGTAAAGGTCCTCCGTCTGCCAGGTCTTCCACCGAAAGGTGACGTGGTGGAATGGCTCCAAGCCGGAGGGACGCCGGAGCAGTTCAAAGACCTCTTGATTCAGGCTGAACCTGTCCTGGCAGCCGATGGCGCTACAATGTCGTCTTTGTTAGTGCCATCTCCTGGCGAATGGCCGGAAATTCAGCCGATCAAGGCCGAGCTCGCCCCTGTTCCACCATTACCCCTCGAGATTGTGCCATCCGCGTTTCGCGGCATGGTGAAAGATGTCTCCGAACGCATGCAATGCCCTCCTGATTATGTGGCCACAGCCATGATCGTCATGGCGGGGTCCATCATCGGAGCTGGGTGCGGCATTCGTCCCAAAAAGAACGATGATTGGACCGTTGTTCCGAATCTTTGGGGCGGTGTAGTTGGGCGGCCAAGCATGCTGAAAACACCTGCCATTAGTGAAGCGATGAAGCCCCTTGAAAAGCTCGAGTCCCTTGCGAAGCAGGCCTATGACGAGGCTCTCAAGAAGCATGATGCGGAAGTTGAAGCCTTCAAAGCTCAGAAGGAAGCTCTGCAGGCCGACATGCGCAAGGTGGCCAAGGGGATCGGTAAGCCCGGGAAAAACATGGATGACATCAAACAGGAGTTTCGCGACTTAACGGAACCGGACCGGCCCGTGTGGCGACGTTACAAAACGAACGATGCGACCGTGGAAAAGATGGCCGAGCTCCAAGCGGAGAATCCACGAGGCTTGCTAGTTTTTCGAGATGAGCTGATCGGTCTCCTCGCGACGTGGGATAAAGACGGGCATGAAAGCGACCGCGCCTTCTTCTTGGAAGGGTTCAATGGGCAGAACTCCTACACCGCCGACCGCATTGGACGGGGGCATATCTACACGCCCAGCAACACCGTGTCACTGTTTGGCGGGATTCAGCCTGCCAAGTTAACGGGCTACCTCTACGCGGCTATGCGCGGGCACAACAATGACGGCTTCGTGCAGCGGCTTCAGATGTGCGTCTATCCCGATGAACCCTCCGCCTGGAAACTCATTGATCGGCCCATTGACGCCTATGCCAGACAGACGGCGCACCATGCGGTGCAGCACATGGCCGATATGGACTTTCGTCAATGTGGGGCCTATGGGGATGAAAATGAGCGCACCCCCTATTACCGCTTCAGCGATGAGGGGCAAGTGGTCTTCAATGAGTTCCTGACGGAACTGGAAATGAAACTTCGTTCGCAAGACGATGAGCCCGTCATCCTGGAGCATCTTGGGAAGTATCGATCGCTCATGCCGAGTCTGGCCCTGATATTCCATCTGTTGGATCTAGCGTCCAATGCTTCACCCGTCTCTGCTCAGATCTCCGCACGGCATGCCGAATACGCTGCGGCCTGGTGTGGCTATCTGGAAGCCCATGCCCGCCGAATCTATGGGCTGGTGACGAATGCGACGCAGCAGGCGGCGGCACGACTCGCAGAGAAACTTCAGAAAAAAGGCCTTCCTAACCCGTTCACGGTACGTGATGTCTATCGGAAGAACTGGAGTTGTCTTCATGACCGGGAACTGATCGAGAATGCCTGTGATGAGCTTGTCTCCCTTGGGTGGCTTAAGGAGCAAGAAAGCCCTCCGGCTTTTAGGAAGAAGGGCAAAACCGAATACTGGATTAATCCAAAAGTGAGCTCTTATGAATAA
- a CDS encoding helix-turn-helix domain-containing protein: MASTSPNRSRVPQSIQAESPQLIGPSPLLNATQCAIALGIPKSSLYRMVQGGLPAFRIGQHGRGLRFDLAEVREALRDSKTGEVNP; the protein is encoded by the coding sequence ATGGCCAGTACATCTCCCAACCGCTCCAGAGTCCCTCAGAGCATACAAGCTGAATCTCCTCAGCTCATAGGTCCTTCACCTCTTCTGAATGCCACGCAATGCGCGATTGCGTTAGGTATCCCGAAGAGTAGCCTCTATCGCATGGTGCAGGGGGGTCTTCCGGCCTTTCGAATTGGGCAGCACGGGCGCGGACTTAGATTCGATTTAGCCGAGGTTCGGGAAGCCTTGAGAGACTCCAAGACGGGCGAGGTGAACCCATGA
- a CDS encoding copper oxidase has product MKMRHLLLAALSLLMGWGTFGVAQAAPRAAVSKAPVVSFEAGDNPGNFFTCINTGNSKSGFGCVPQLGQIGTVGEKSLAVIAPGETVGFPTYSGEASTVHTALSLIYPTGAKNMPFKTAIDVRDPAKRGVATVTLNDPGLYVFICDIHVYMFAAVIVDDPNTKVDSPNNILQQLGLGPIGLDLGKKISLVNGVTVPTYSDLALRLLRTFFIATKPGNWKDYTKDSWAPVYPAVPVIVYDENGKRLDVPNVAPALAAYDPTLPFNPSAQLSDPGTAPVGEIWVDTQFELTAGKSKPGTATAVTVDAHNKWVLTKKIALPTHNMNHPHNMWTDRNQTVIYQTQWLDERLTVFNRTTGEWMYDLPTGPAPSHVMTRVNNDQVHVAQNGGNNVREFDAFNPAYATNPLPKLRDIPMGPGGEDVFTATHPHGHWMSHNGMKMVTPNENLNTSTVYDFTGDGGIAATIPTGHVPIATGMMPDSSKYYVANFLDNTITVINPVTGAKVHNDIDLLKIGMNYFPLDVAGQGNISGPVGALPIQTPVSPDGTNMVTANTLTGTITVVDTRKGSPTEDQVVAMLPCDPGCHGVQYGAKDGGGYYAYVASKFSNALIVVDPAPGGNPANATIAGRVLLGTVGATTTDFSIPDRVKVIGQPGMGGQGVLPIPVVYNGWVQELPAEWCSKLSPQQRNPIGSDPSINCP; this is encoded by the coding sequence ATGAAAATGCGACATCTCTTATTGGCTGCTCTCAGTCTGCTGATGGGATGGGGAACATTTGGCGTAGCCCAGGCCGCTCCTCGTGCGGCAGTTTCTAAGGCTCCAGTCGTCTCATTCGAAGCTGGAGACAATCCGGGAAACTTTTTTACCTGTATTAATACGGGCAACTCGAAATCAGGATTCGGGTGTGTGCCTCAACTCGGACAAATCGGCACAGTGGGAGAAAAATCCCTCGCCGTCATTGCTCCCGGAGAAACGGTTGGGTTTCCCACGTATAGTGGAGAAGCCAGCACGGTCCATACGGCGTTGAGTTTGATTTACCCCACCGGAGCCAAAAACATGCCATTCAAGACAGCCATCGATGTTCGCGATCCGGCAAAGCGAGGCGTGGCCACCGTGACCTTGAATGATCCAGGACTCTACGTCTTCATCTGTGACATCCATGTCTATATGTTCGCGGCGGTCATCGTGGATGATCCCAACACGAAAGTGGATAGCCCTAACAACATCTTGCAGCAGTTAGGCTTAGGGCCCATTGGATTGGATCTTGGCAAAAAGATTTCACTGGTGAACGGCGTTACGGTCCCGACCTACAGCGATTTGGCGCTCCGTCTCTTGCGCACATTCTTTATTGCCACGAAGCCAGGGAATTGGAAAGATTACACCAAGGACTCGTGGGCACCAGTCTATCCGGCTGTCCCGGTGATTGTGTACGATGAGAATGGGAAGAGGCTTGACGTTCCGAATGTCGCTCCGGCGCTTGCGGCCTATGATCCTACTCTTCCGTTCAATCCATCAGCCCAATTGAGTGACCCAGGGACGGCCCCCGTTGGTGAAATCTGGGTCGACACCCAGTTTGAATTGACGGCGGGGAAGTCGAAGCCGGGGACGGCGACGGCCGTCACCGTCGATGCACACAACAAGTGGGTGTTGACGAAGAAGATCGCGCTCCCAACTCACAATATGAATCATCCCCACAACATGTGGACGGATCGAAATCAGACGGTGATCTATCAGACTCAATGGCTCGACGAGAGATTGACGGTGTTTAATAGAACGACCGGTGAATGGATGTATGATCTTCCGACGGGTCCCGCCCCCTCACATGTGATGACGAGAGTCAACAACGACCAAGTGCATGTGGCACAAAACGGTGGCAACAACGTTCGCGAGTTTGACGCTTTTAATCCTGCCTATGCCACCAACCCTCTTCCCAAGCTTCGGGACATCCCGATGGGACCGGGAGGGGAAGATGTGTTTACCGCCACCCATCCTCATGGTCATTGGATGAGCCATAATGGAATGAAGATGGTCACGCCCAATGAAAATCTTAACACCTCGACAGTGTATGACTTCACAGGCGATGGTGGAATCGCTGCCACAATTCCTACGGGTCATGTACCAATTGCTACGGGCATGATGCCCGATTCGAGCAAGTATTACGTGGCCAATTTTCTTGATAACACGATCACGGTCATTAATCCCGTGACGGGAGCTAAGGTCCATAATGATATCGATTTACTAAAGATTGGTATGAACTATTTCCCTCTGGATGTTGCGGGGCAGGGAAACATATCAGGTCCGGTTGGCGCCCTCCCGATACAGACTCCGGTGAGTCCGGACGGAACCAACATGGTTACGGCGAATACTCTGACCGGCACCATTACGGTTGTCGATACCCGGAAGGGCTCGCCTACGGAAGACCAGGTCGTGGCCATGTTGCCCTGTGATCCAGGGTGCCATGGCGTGCAATACGGCGCCAAGGATGGCGGTGGCTATTACGCCTATGTCGCCAGCAAATTCAGCAACGCGTTGATCGTCGTGGATCCAGCTCCCGGAGGGAATCCTGCAAATGCCACCATAGCCGGGCGCGTGTTGCTAGGGACGGTGGGGGCGACTACTACCGACTTTTCCATTCCCGATAGGGTGAAGGTAATCGGCCAACCGGGCATGGGCGGACAGGGCGTCCTGCCGATTCCGGTCGTCTACAACGGGTGGGTGCAGGAGCTGCCCGCCGAATGGTGTTCGAAACTGTCGCCGCAGCAGCGGAACCCGATTGGTAGTGATCCCTCGATAAACTGCCCATAA
- a CDS encoding multicopper oxidase domain-containing protein, with the protein MNLVNVIGWKACLAGILGLMLCVSGNEMAQATTGVGPYVVPQVLDADDNPNNGIETWIVASEASVQIGNGVGANNAMTFKSCSNAALTTCTPPGIPGPEFRLRVGDKVIVHYVNKLTPSDSDPEAKSGIHWHGIELNNQSDGSELTQAAVDPEGTFDYKFIVSRPGIFWYHPHHRSSTNQVAKGLYGSIIIEDNRGEAPGYEQRLRNLGVIPSAEQTKTLVISDITVCGSGLNGSNPATFDGNLPHVSGIQSWQINYQNHPLTQSPLILCETDPLDANGVYTPNLYGAGDIPNIQSPGLTGRMSEGFTVLTNGVTVGARAGTPAAPGALAAGAVTLPVQAGQGLRLQIVNPSPVRYVRLLLTDNSGKQIDLVRIGGEGGFLNNALVEGGSSGKFVTHYELGEILLPPASRADVVANIPGNAAQNSVLTLWTEDYQRVEATYSWLPTVPVMHLKVAGHAAPQPNIANGTALLASFGAQAMVKVLGGPMTDLVLDAGEKGSLDKDIKFTFTTNTGAFEASVEGIPMPREFTGFGADGMGNFGSGNPFYLESARHAIIGNTLELTMTNTTGAHHPFHLHGFSVQPIKLTPRAGISGPSYNFPKEFRDVVDVPGNYTLTFRFSMDDRKKNDLLSDLGALGRWMFHCHILPHATFGMRSELHVHPTH; encoded by the coding sequence ATGAACCTCGTGAATGTGATCGGTTGGAAAGCATGCCTCGCCGGGATCTTAGGGCTCATGCTGTGTGTGTCCGGCAACGAGATGGCGCAGGCCACGACGGGAGTCGGGCCCTATGTGGTTCCGCAGGTGCTCGACGCGGATGATAATCCCAACAACGGCATCGAGACGTGGATTGTGGCAAGCGAGGCATCCGTCCAAATCGGCAATGGGGTGGGGGCGAACAACGCGATGACCTTTAAGAGCTGTTCGAATGCTGCCTTAACCACTTGTACACCGCCTGGCATACCCGGTCCGGAATTTCGGCTCAGGGTGGGAGACAAAGTCATCGTGCATTACGTGAATAAACTCACGCCTTCAGATTCGGATCCAGAGGCTAAGTCGGGTATTCACTGGCACGGCATTGAGTTAAACAATCAAAGTGACGGCTCGGAACTGACACAGGCTGCGGTGGACCCAGAGGGTACATTCGATTATAAGTTCATCGTAAGCCGGCCGGGGATCTTCTGGTACCACCCGCATCACCGCTCGTCGACCAATCAAGTGGCCAAAGGACTCTACGGGTCGATCATTATTGAAGACAATCGGGGGGAGGCTCCGGGGTATGAGCAACGGCTCCGAAATCTGGGCGTGATCCCTTCGGCAGAGCAAACCAAGACGTTGGTGATCAGTGACATCACGGTATGCGGGTCTGGCCTCAATGGGAGCAATCCAGCCACATTTGACGGCAATCTGCCACACGTCAGCGGCATTCAATCGTGGCAGATCAACTACCAAAACCATCCGTTGACTCAGTCCCCGCTCATCCTCTGCGAAACGGATCCGCTTGATGCCAATGGAGTGTATACGCCGAATTTATACGGTGCCGGAGACATTCCGAACATTCAATCTCCCGGGTTGACTGGTCGTATGAGTGAAGGGTTTACGGTCCTGACCAATGGCGTCACTGTTGGCGCGAGGGCCGGAACGCCTGCGGCGCCGGGCGCGCTTGCAGCTGGGGCGGTGACACTTCCTGTCCAGGCAGGTCAGGGGCTGCGGTTGCAGATCGTGAATCCCTCGCCGGTCCGCTATGTTCGCCTTCTTTTGACGGACAACTCGGGGAAGCAAATTGACCTCGTTCGAATCGGTGGAGAGGGAGGATTCCTCAACAATGCCCTTGTTGAGGGGGGCAGTTCTGGTAAATTTGTTACACATTATGAGCTCGGCGAGATTCTGCTCCCGCCTGCAAGTCGTGCGGATGTGGTGGCGAATATTCCGGGTAACGCCGCCCAAAATTCCGTCCTCACCCTGTGGACCGAGGATTACCAGCGAGTGGAAGCCACATACTCGTGGCTGCCGACGGTGCCGGTGATGCATCTGAAGGTGGCCGGTCATGCGGCCCCTCAACCCAACATCGCGAACGGTACGGCACTGCTTGCGAGTTTCGGGGCGCAAGCGATGGTCAAGGTTCTCGGTGGACCAATGACTGATCTTGTCCTTGATGCCGGAGAAAAAGGGTCGCTGGATAAGGACATCAAGTTTACGTTCACTACTAACACTGGTGCTTTTGAAGCATCGGTGGAGGGTATCCCGATGCCGCGTGAATTCACAGGCTTTGGCGCAGATGGTATGGGCAACTTCGGCAGCGGCAATCCTTTTTATCTGGAATCAGCCCGGCATGCAATCATCGGCAATACGCTGGAGCTAACGATGACCAATACGACGGGGGCTCACCATCCGTTTCATTTGCACGGGTTTTCAGTGCAGCCGATCAAGCTGACCCCACGAGCAGGCATAAGCGGGCCCTCATACAACTTTCCTAAGGAGTTTCGGGACGTCGTGGATGTGCCTGGGAATTACACGCTCACCTTCCGATTCTCCATGGACGATCGCAAAAAAAACGATCTGTTGTCGGACCTGGGCGCCTTAGGTCGGTGGATGTTCCATTGTCACATTCTTCCTCATGCCACGTTCGGGATGAGGTCAGAGCTTCACGTCCACCCGACGCACTGA
- a CDS encoding DsbA family protein, which produces MKISSLAGIVGGIGGLSILLFITGHFNSTVPFQKPSVSKDRAQVVATIGTRSITLTEIEQAVALPLYQVEAQRAKLLNESVQHLIEEELLAAEAARVGISIPVLIEEAGESETIVKLANLPGPIRRNKQTTEDVSRIRQALLVQLRRNTKIHVNLPQPELPVLNVSADDDPWIGAAEAPVTIIEFSDFECPYCRRSVPILKELLVKYPNKLKLVYRDFPGPNHRQAQLAAQAAQCAAEQNRFWEYHDALFTRPASVVGWNFSALAEELGLHQTSFDACMKENRYRDEVLKDLREGLKLGVTSTPTFFINGRPLIGARPLSDFQAMIDSLLSK; this is translated from the coding sequence GTGAAAATCTCATCACTAGCTGGAATAGTAGGCGGCATCGGAGGTCTGTCTATACTCCTGTTCATAACAGGACATTTCAATTCAACGGTACCCTTCCAGAAGCCCTCGGTTTCCAAAGACAGAGCACAGGTGGTTGCCACAATCGGAACACGTTCTATCACGCTGACGGAAATTGAACAGGCTGTCGCTCTTCCTCTGTACCAGGTAGAAGCGCAGCGGGCCAAGCTGCTGAATGAGTCGGTACAACACCTCATCGAAGAGGAGCTACTTGCGGCCGAAGCCGCCAGAGTGGGCATATCCATTCCTGTTCTCATTGAGGAAGCAGGCGAATCTGAAACAATCGTCAAACTCGCCAATCTGCCTGGCCCAATTCGACGTAATAAGCAGACCACCGAGGATGTATCCAGAATTCGCCAAGCACTGTTGGTTCAATTACGACGAAATACCAAGATCCATGTGAATCTTCCTCAACCAGAACTACCTGTGCTGAATGTCAGTGCCGATGACGATCCTTGGATTGGTGCCGCCGAAGCTCCAGTAACGATCATCGAGTTTTCTGACTTTGAGTGTCCCTATTGCAGACGTAGCGTACCCATTCTCAAAGAACTCTTAGTCAAGTATCCAAACAAATTGAAGTTGGTCTACCGCGATTTCCCAGGCCCGAATCATCGGCAGGCTCAGCTTGCTGCTCAAGCAGCCCAGTGTGCCGCCGAGCAGAACCGATTTTGGGAATATCATGACGCTTTGTTCACTCGACCGGCCTCGGTAGTCGGCTGGAATTTCTCCGCTCTCGCTGAAGAGTTGGGACTGCATCAGACATCGTTCGACGCTTGCATGAAGGAAAACCGCTATCGCGATGAGGTATTAAAGGACCTTCGAGAAGGGCTGAAACTCGGAGTGACCAGTACCCCGACCTTTTTTATTAACGGGCGCCCATTAATCGGCGCAAGACCGTTATCTGATTTTCAGGCAATGATCGACTCACTTCTGAGCAAGTAA
- a CDS encoding sigma-54-dependent Fis family transcriptional regulator, with protein sequence MLKWDETLIGNSRCFLRVKSMIPLVSRSKSTVLISGETGTGKELFARAVHYSSERRGKPFVPVNCAALPDYLVENELFGHSKGAFTGALVEKHGLFYEADGGTLFLDEINSLNMVAQSKLLRVLQDQEFRPLGSTKSRVVDVKIVAATNTDLRYLVEARQFREDLFYRLNVLSLVLPPLRDRREDIPELARQFLKRAVGEFAKGDVQLSADAITKLMNYAWPGNVRELQSVIHRATAMAKGDALEVSDLDLPDYKPSGSAAIYVPERIIIDKCGFQAMKAKMIDEFERTYLSQILTEHQGNISKAARAAQKERRAFQRLLHKHGLDRRIFSAA encoded by the coding sequence ATGCTTAAATGGGATGAAACTCTGATCGGGAACAGCAGGTGTTTTCTTCGTGTCAAAAGCATGATTCCGCTCGTAAGCAGGTCCAAGTCGACAGTATTGATCTCAGGGGAGACAGGGACAGGAAAGGAATTGTTTGCTCGCGCGGTTCATTATTCGAGTGAGCGGAGAGGAAAACCATTCGTGCCCGTGAATTGTGCGGCCTTGCCGGATTATCTGGTGGAAAACGAGTTGTTCGGTCACAGCAAGGGTGCGTTCACTGGCGCACTCGTCGAAAAACATGGGCTGTTTTACGAGGCGGATGGAGGGACCTTGTTCCTCGACGAGATCAATAGCCTCAATATGGTGGCTCAGAGCAAACTCTTGCGTGTGCTTCAGGATCAGGAATTCAGACCGCTGGGCTCCACAAAAAGTCGAGTGGTCGATGTGAAAATCGTGGCCGCCACAAACACAGATTTGCGGTATTTGGTTGAAGCCCGCCAATTCCGCGAAGATTTGTTCTATCGATTGAATGTGTTATCCCTGGTGCTTCCTCCGCTGCGTGACAGAAGGGAAGATATTCCCGAGTTGGCCAGACAGTTTCTGAAGCGCGCCGTTGGTGAATTTGCAAAGGGCGATGTTCAACTATCTGCCGATGCCATTACGAAGCTGATGAACTATGCATGGCCGGGTAATGTAAGGGAGTTGCAGAGCGTAATACACCGCGCAACAGCGATGGCGAAGGGCGATGCACTTGAAGTTTCGGACCTTGACTTGCCTGATTATAAACCGTCTGGATCAGCCGCGATATATGTGCCAGAGCGGATAATCATCGATAAGTGCGGCTTTCAGGCTATGAAGGCGAAGATGATCGATGAGTTCGAGCGGACATATCTGAGTCAGATTCTTACCGAGCACCAGGGGAATATTTCCAAGGCTGCACGAGCGGCGCAAAAAGAGCGCCGTGCCTTCCAACGGTTGCTCCATAAACACGGTCTCGATCGTCGTATTTTTTCTGCGGCATAG
- a CDS encoding GntR family transcriptional regulator, giving the protein MESPDQYPTSNSVVRLLLWYLQSHPDAKDTAEGIEHWWLRAHGVTVDRMGVRKALNDLVARGWLIRRGSMSECQIYGLNPTRRRELQQVLESNIEDLRSNGRSRP; this is encoded by the coding sequence GTGGAAAGTCCGGATCAGTATCCAACTAGCAACAGTGTGGTGCGGCTCCTACTCTGGTATCTCCAATCGCATCCAGACGCGAAGGATACGGCTGAGGGGATCGAGCACTGGTGGCTTCGCGCGCACGGCGTTACTGTCGATCGAATGGGTGTGAGAAAAGCTCTCAATGATCTCGTCGCAAGGGGTTGGCTTATCCGGAGAGGAAGCATGTCTGAATGTCAGATCTATGGCTTGAACCCAACACGAAGAAGGGAACTGCAGCAGGTGTTGGAATCAAATATCGAAGACCTTCGATCAAATGGGCGATCAAGGCCATAG